DNA from Nitriliruptor alkaliphilus DSM 45188:
CCGAGGACGTCTCCCGTGGGGCCGGTGCCGGTGATGTCGGCCGCCCGACGCCCCTCAGCCGGAGCCAGCGGGCCGAGCTGGGTGGAGATCGGGGTCGGGGTCGGCAGGCCGGCCGGCGAGGTGACCGGGCTCCCGTCGGTGGCGGGGGTCGTCGCCGCGGGCGCCGATGGGTCGGAGCCGACACCGAAGGCGTGCAGCTGACGGAGGATCTCCGCGTGGCTACGCAGCAGCCCGACCAGGAGCAGCAGCTGGGCGGCGACGACCACCGTGAGGACGATGACGAGGGCGGTCACGAGGAACCTCCGGCGGTCCGGCGGGCGGTGGCGAGATCGGGCAGCGCGGTGATCACCAGCTGGAGGCTGGCGACGGCGATCGCGCCAGCGGCCAGCAAAGGGACCCCGGCCAGGGGTGCGTCGGTCAGCAGGTGGCTCGCGGGCCGTACGCCGACGACGGCGGCGGCCATGACGACAGCGGCCGCGACGCCGTCGAGCAGGACGTGGTGCCACCCGGTCGGGGTGTCGCTCGCACCGAAGCAGCCGCAGCTCGCACCCCGAGCCCGCTGCCGGAGGGCAACCGCGGTGAACGCGACGTACGCCACGCCGAGCGCCGCGACGGCGGGACGTGCCGCCGTCGCGAGGACGGCGGCGGCGAGCCCGAGCTCGGCCACGCCGAGCGTGCGGACCCACGGTTCGGTCCGCCGCGGCAGACCGAGGGCGGCACGGGCGACGCCCGGCGCCCGCAGCTTGGCGATCCCGGCCGGCACCAGCAGTCCGGCGGCCAGCGCGACGAGCACCGCCAGGGTGAGCGTCACGCCGGCAGCACCTACACCCCCGTCCACCAACGTCGCTCCCTCGTGCTCCCGGGACAGTTGACCGTCGGACCGTACGGCGCCCGCGGCCGTGGAACAACGAGGGGGGCACCGGGAACTTCCTCCGGAGCTCGATCGTCCAGGTCAGCCCGGCGGGGTGCGCCTCTCACTCGCTGTCGACCAGCTCCTGAGCCACCTCACGCAGCTTGCGGTTCACCGACTGCGACCGCTTGCGGAGCAGATCGAAGGCCGCGTCGGCGTCGACCTGGTGGCGGGCCATCAGGATGCCCTTGGCCTGCCCGATCACATCACGGCTCCGCAACGCCTCGTGCAGCTGCTCGGCGAGCGTGTGCTGCGCGCGCAGCTCGTTGGCGTGCAGGACGTACGCCCCGGCGATGGCGGTCAGGATCTCGGCCGCCTCGACGTCGACCCCGGACCACGGCCCCGGAGCTTCGCGGTAGACGTTGAGCACCCCGATGGACTGCCCACCGGCGTGCATCGGCACGCCCATCACCGCGCGGAGCCCGAGATCAGCGGCGCGAGCCGAGTACTCCGGCCACGCGGTGGTCACGGCGAGGTCCTCGACGGTCACGATGCGGTCGTGGGTGAAGGCCGCGTGGCAGGCACCCGTCTCGATCCGGCCCTGGAGCTGCTCGAGCACCATGACGCGTTCGGCGGAGGCCGCGGCGAACGCCAGGCCGCGAGGTTCCTCAGCGAGCATGATCCCGGCGCCGTCCGCCCGGACGACCTCGATGGCCTGCTCGGTCAGGCGGTGGAGCAGCTCCTGCGGGTCGTACGGGTTGACGATGTTCGTGGTGAACTCGCGGACGGCCGCCACCAGGCCGGTCGGAAGGTGTGTC
Protein-coding regions in this window:
- a CDS encoding GAF and ANTAR domain-containing protein produces the protein MSTHLPTGLVAAVREFTTNIVNPYDPQELLHRLTEQAIEVVRADGAGIMLAEEPRGLAFAAASAERVMVLEQLQGRIETGACHAAFTHDRIVTVEDLAVTTAWPEYSARAADLGLRAVMGVPMHAGGQSIGVLNVYREAPGPWSGVDVEAAEILTAIAGAYVLHANELRAQHTLAEQLHEALRSRDVIGQAKGILMARHQVDADAAFDLLRKRSQSVNRKLREVAQELVDSE
- a CDS encoding MauE/DoxX family redox-associated membrane protein, translated to MTLTLAVLVALAAGLLVPAGIAKLRAPGVARAALGLPRRTEPWVRTLGVAELGLAAAVLATAARPAVAALGVAYVAFTAVALRQRARGASCGCFGASDTPTGWHHVLLDGVAAAVVMAAAVVGVRPASHLLTDAPLAGVPLLAAGAIAVASLQLVITALPDLATARRTAGGSS